DNA from Corvus moneduloides isolate bCorMon1 chromosome 8, bCorMon1.pri, whole genome shotgun sequence:
ACACCCCTGACCCCAGCCAGCAAACACAACCCCAGGGTGCACTAACCCCTATCCTTCTCCCCATCTCAGAAGCTGCAGACAGCACCCACAGCCACTTCACATAGGCAAGAGGCCACCCTGTGTCCTCCTTGCACGTACTGAGCTGTCATGTCCTTGGGTCCCACAACCGTGACACAGTTGCCAGCCTCGTTGCACTGCTTGCCCACCAGGCTGTGGGCATGCACACGGGGAGGGTCACTGTGCGTCACCAGGTCTACCTCAATCCGGGCCATCCCTGTGTAGTTACAGATctgcagggaggaagaagaTGGGGGTCAGGTACAATAAGCCAGGAGCCTGAAGGACTCTCTACAAATCCCTGTTGTCCCTCCCCATGGCTGCcacctctcctcccctccctccagcaccaggaGACACATAAAAGCTTATTATAAATTTCCTGTCCTTCCTTCGAGGCTCCCTCCTGATGCTCATGCATACTGGCTGAAGAcactgctccatcccctccccatAGCAGTGCTCACCTTGACAGTGGGATAGGTCTTGCGCCCCTTCTCACTGGATGCTCCTGGCAGCCCCCCATGGGAAGGGCCCTCGCAGCCATACCGAAACCGGAAACCCCGCTGTGGAGGCAAAGAGAGGTCAGCCAAGGGTGGCCAAAGCCTGATGCCATGACAGCAGGAGGTGACAGTTACACCTGTGTTTACCTGGGTGACATCCTTACCTGCTTTGGCTGCTCAATAATGACAAGGTAGGGACCTTCCACTGGAGGACAGAAAGGAGAGGTACCAATGAGAAACATGGGATAACCAAAGTGCATGTTCTCAGTGAGGATGCTGGAGATACAGGGACAGCACTGAAGGTGATGTGAGCCCTGTCTGTCCCATGGGGGTCCTCAGAGCCCCCAACCCCTGTGCTgtcacagctcagctgggaacagcagtcagagcagcaggaagaggaggggagggcCAGAGGGTGCTCTGTCActtggggagcagggatgctcaggAGGTCACAGCCCAACCTGGCAGTCCCTGGTAGACTGAGCAGAAGAGCCAGATGGAACAAGCCCCATCctggtggcacagagcagggattCCCAGCCAACCCACAGTGGGGCCAGTAAGGACAAAGCCTGTGGTGCTTCTGGGAACTAAGAGGTGTGAGTCAACCTGCCGGGAAACTCCACTGCAGCTGGGGACCCCTGGAAGGGCACTGCCAGAGGGGCCCTTACCTGTCTCCATCAGGGGCTCCTTCTGCTCCATCATGTGGGAGCCAAAACTGAAGTCATCGTAGTCAATCCCATCCAGGCACTAGGTGATGGGAGGGAAGATGAGTGTGATGAGTGTGTTGGGGCTGGAATCCCCAACTATCCTGAGGGGGTGATGGCAGTCTGGCACGGACCCCCATCGGGCAGGCACAGatcccctgtccctccctgggAAGAGAGGTGGGCAGGTGCAGACCCCTCAGTGCCCACCCTGGAGGCTGACACAGAccctcccacctcccacccCGGAAGCAGGCACAGACCCCCACCTCCCACCCCACCCGTGGGGTCGGacactgctccctgcccagctccggGGCGGGGACCAGGCAGCGACACCCCCCGGGCCGATCCGATCCGATCCGTACCGCACTCACGGGTTGGAACTGCTCGTCCATGTCGGCGCGGGGCCGGCCGCCGGCCTGCGGGGAGAGGGGGATTGAGCGGGGCTGCAGGAAGGCACCGCCGCTCCGGAAAGTCCCTAGAAACCCCGCCGAGCCGGGAAATGACGGGCCCGCGCGTCaccggcccgccccgccccgccacGGCCGGGGCACGGCCCGAGCCGGCCCGGGGCACGGGACTGGGGACGCGGGACTGGGGACGCGGGGCTCGGCCCGGCACGGCTCGGAGCGGGGCTCTGCTCGGCCCGGCTGCTCCTGCGCCCGCCGGCGGCCGCTCGGGGTCATGGGGCGGGCTGTCCCCTCCTCGCCTGGGAATTTTGGACTCGGAGCCCCGGGCGGGCTGGAAATCCCGGAGCACTCCCGCTCGCCTCCCCCGGCCGTCCTCGCCCGGGCGCTGCCTGGCAGCTCCGTGGCGCCAGATGTACCGAATTTTCCCTCCgggagcagggagggatttGCCCCGCACCGTCCCCGGCCGCCTGTCCCGCTACGGGCGCCAGTCCCCGCTGCGCTGGCATCAGCCCTTCCCCAGCAAGACCTGCAGTGCAGCACGGCTGAAACCACCCGCCCGCGCCATAAAGCCCCGCAGCAGCCCCTGGGTCCCCCAGGGTCCCTACCCCACATCATCCCACCCCGCACACGGATGCCGCTGTGGACTCAAACAAGGAGTCGCCCCTAAGTGCTGTCCCCAAGCCCACTGGCTCCCCCCTGGCCAGGGGAATCTCTCCAGGACTCTGCAGACCGAAGCAGAGTCTGCAGCCCCATGCCAGGCACCCAAAGGGGtgctttccctctcccccattTCAACTTACACAGCAGCCCCGGCATCCTTCCCGCGGAGGTGGCCTGAGAGAGGCATTCGCTATCCGTGTTCCCATTGCCTCCTTCCCACTGGCTTCAAAGTGGAAGCGGCAGCCCCAGACCTCCCTGTGGGAGCATCTCCCACCGCCCCAGCACTCAGCACTGGATGCTTCCCGCCGACCCCAGCAAGGCCCCGCCAGAGGCAGGGGGCCTTCCCTGCCGCCCACAACGCTCACATCCTTCTACTCACCGGGGAGGAAGAGGTTGGTCTCAGAAACCCGTCCAGCCCCAGCATCGCCACAGGGACTGTCAGTACCACAGACAGGAGTTCCGCTGGGGTCAAGGTCTGCCTGACCTCAGAAAACCACCGGCGACTTCTAGCAAAGGGGCAGGATCAGGGGAGAGCCTACGGGCACGCTCCACATTTCTTCTCACTAaccaatgaaaagaaaaaaaaaaaaaaaccgttTCTGACTCCACAGTGCCCTCATACCATGAATTTCTGAATCAGTGGTTGCTACAGGTCCCACTCAGGGGATTTTGAGTGTGTGGgagaagaggggaaggaaggggattGTTCAATTCGTGTGTGACTCATATTCTTCAGAAGCTGAACAGAGCCTTTTCAAGGACATTTTTCAGCCACTCAAGTCTTCCAAAGGGGCTGTCCTGTGACCCCAAGCCTGAGGTTTTTCCCGGTTAGCCTGCCCCTGAGCCCAGAGATACATCGCAGGCAGCCATGCAGCCTGGGATGTGGTGTCTGTGGGACCTGCAAGTGCAGGGGAGGGTGCAAGGAAGGTGGAGATCCAGCACTGCAAAATGAGGTGGGGACTTTCCTCCTGCCATTCTGCAGGGGCTTCCGAAGGCCTAGGAACATGGACACAAGCCCCTGCTGgcctgtgggaagcagcacaCACTGCCTGCTGTTGGCATCCCACCGGTCATCCCACCTGGACAGCTTCAGcctgccaccagcagccagCCACCCTATCTGCTGGCACAGATTTTCCAGAGAAGTGAACAAAGGGACAAACATCCTTCTTCAGTGTGCTGGGAACAGCCACTTTGAACCCCACCCGCTGAGCCTGGTGGGGGAGCCTAGGCCTGAAGCTGCTGGGTAAGAACAGACTGTGCCCCTTGAATAGCacagctccccctctccagtggcATCAGCTCCATCTCCTCTTGAGGGGTTTTCACAGCTCACTCACTGCTGCCTAGGACACCTCCACTTGTTGCAGCAAACAGCATGACTAGGGAATGTCATGGAGTCGTGCCTGcatctccccatcccacacAGCTCTGGTTCTCTCTGGAGGTTGCCGGCCATAGCCCTACACCCTTGTGCAGTGTGTGCTGGAGGAAGCCCACCTTGCTTGCTGAGCAGAGATGGTGTCACCACCTGCTTCTTTATTCCTAGAAAAGCAACCTCAGGCAACCTCAGACCTGCTCTCAAGGTAAATTCCTGCCTCCTGTGCCAAGCAGCATGCCTCTCTGGTCCCCAGGACTTTCTCTCCCCAGGGTTTCCCCCAGGAGTGTAGTACACGCAGCTTTTATCCCCCACACATCCCAGATGGGAACCCATCTCTCCTTCCTTCATCAGTagcattccctgctctgtgttaCCCAACACATCTGACTTGGATCATGGGCTTGAACTGCAGACCCTTTTTGCTTGGCTAATTCCTCCCCATCTTCACACATTCCTAGGGTTCAGGAAGGATTCTCTGGGCatttttgggaatgggggaaaagaGCAGCAACCCAGCTGCAAGGCACTGCCcggagcagcaccagctccctgccccagaGTGCAGCACTGCCAGACGGCACagcctccctgtgccagccagaCTGCTTCAATTAAGGGGCAGCTTTTGGCAAGCAGTTCGAGTTAAAGCCATTCTTCCATGCCTGCAGCTCCTTGAACGTGACCTAGTAATGCAGgtgctattttctttcctctcatgaCAGTCGGCTGACTTGCAGAGCTGAtgccctgcaggcaggagggaaacATACATCAGCCTATCTGAAGCAGAAGTGTTTAGTAGCCATGGGAAAGGGTGCTCCAGAAGTGAAGGAGGCAGCACAAGTGCACAAGTGCAGCCCTGATCTGAACTGCACTAGCCACTCAGCTGGCTGCTCCTCTAACATACTCTTcccttcacatttttatttccctgaggTCTGCTAACACCTGCGAACAACGACTCTAAATACTTGGCCTTGCTTTCTGCACTaatcctgtgctctgctccatccctggagtcCCAACAGCTACTGGCAAGAGGCTGCTGGGTCTCTCTCATATCGTGTTCACAGTGACTCCTGGAAATCAAGTCCTTGACCAGCAAGTATGGCAGAGAGAAATCCCCTCTCCCTGAAAGCTGTCCAAGCTTTCCCCTTCTGAAAGCCTACCTTTGAGCACTGAAGCCATTTGTATATCTCTGCATAAAATGCCTTTACTCCCATTGTGGCTGTCAAGGTGGTTTTGGCAAACCCCAGCCACCCACTTATCTTCTGGTTTTCTCCTCTAAGGGCCTGTAAATTAGCTCCTTTGCTGTTGTGTTATGAACTATTAATCCAGCTGTATGCCCTCAGAGAACCCCTCCCAGCGTCAGCCCGGCGTTTGGTGTCTCTCTCCAGTTTCCACTCTGCCCACAGTGCCACTACCGTGTTGGTGCTCACGGCTCCATTTGGGCTAGAGCTTGCCGAGCCTGCAGGCACGGATCTGTTCCCCTCGGAGTGGGCAGcaagccagccctgccccagcgcAGACAGGGCTCAGCATgcaaggagagctgcaggatgggGCAGAACCCACTGGCAACATAGGAAATAAGGAACTTCCCCACCGGCAGGGAAAAGGGTATAAGCGCCAGCGCTGGGACCTActgtctcctctcccctccaaGAGAGCAACTGTCTCTCCAGCCTGGATCTTCCCAACATCCCCTACCCCAGCTGGCCCCATGGCCGACCCAGAGGCAACCAGGGACCGGCATGGCTGCTGGAGCGAGAGGGAGCCCAGGACCCTTCCGCTGGGACGAGCAGCCCAGGCACAGGAGCTTTAAACCTCTGCACCGCTCAGCTCCCTTTCCCTGGGAACCGCTCTCCCGCCGGCGCGGACAGCcctgcccgccctgcccgggCGCAtccccccggcacccccgagGAACCCcaccccggcccggccgctTACCTTCATCCCAGCCTCAGGCCGgccgccgcgccccggccgCGGTGCCGGGAAAGTCCCGACCCGGCTCCGCCTCCCGGGGCTTCCCGGGCCCGGCTCCGCCCGGCGGAGACAGAGGGAGGGCGGGCCGGGGCACCCCTGAAGGGACGGGCAACTCCAGGCTGCTGCATCCCGGCGACACCGCCTATCCCCCACCTGCCCGGCACTCGGGCCAGGGAACCGAGCCCTGGGCTCCTGGCTGTCCCCCGAGGGGAGGACAGGACCCTTCACCCCATTCCCAAAGGCAGCTGCTACCCCGGCGGGGAAGGACCATGTGCCTCACCCATGGCtgattttcacttttattattGTAAATTCACTGTTGtctttatatatatactttttaaaaaatatattagatACAAAAGTCAGAAATGCTCTTTGAACTACATATACTGGTGGATTTACAGGCCGGTTTGGAAAAGGTGGGCAAATAGGAACGCCCAACTCGATCAATGcgcacagcagcagcagcagcagcagtaaatgCCCCTCTCCAGGAACAAGgggattttatatatatgtatgtatatatatatatttgtagatctatacatacacacacacacacacagagagcacTCAGACCCCTTGACACCCCAACCCCGTGCCCAaggatgctgcagctgagcGGGATAGGGTCCTGCCAGGCAGGCACTGGCCAAGGCACCCCAGGACGGATTTGGGAGTCCCAGAAGAATGCGGCACACACTTCCTCTGTTCCTACAGAAGCGCTTTCCCTTTCCATGACTGCGCTCCCTGGGACAGcttcagctggcagcagcacagaggggaagTCCACTGCTCTGCAGGCGCGGTGCCTGCAGGACATCCCCTGCATGATGGTAAATTCAGAGACTCATTTCCCAAACTGGCTGGGAGCACGGGAATGCTGTGACCCAGGAGGTGAAACCTGCCTCAGCAATTCTCAAAGCTGAAAAAACGTGGGGAAAGTCACTGACTGAAGGCATGGAAGGGCCCTGAGCAGTGAGAGCCCTGGTGTTGGGGGGTCAGCACAGTCCAGCCGGGACTGCTGGTGTCATCCTGCAGCAGTGACACCACCCCCACCTGGGAAGGCAGACAGGGAGAGAACCCCTGCTGCCATCCTCACTGGGGTTGCAGACAGACTGGCAGCGCAGTCACTTcccaaggaagggaaaaggcaCTCGGGGATTTTGGCTCCTCTGACGGTCACAGTAGCCAGCTGGAAGGCTTGCTCAGCTGAACCTTACCCCTGTGGAGGAGGGAAGAACAGAGATCTCCCCTTCCAGCACACTAGGCTCGTGTGGCGAAGGGAGAGTGAGCCCCCTGTTCCCCCACATCCCTTATAGGAGGAAGCCTCTGTATGATTGCCTTCAGCAGCCCCTGACTCAGACCAGGCTACCCCAGGGGCTCTGTGGCAGATCCTGGCTCTGTTGATAGCACCAGGTTGGCATCCCCACACCCCAGCAGTGACACCAAAccctgtgtgcagggaggggacagttcttgcaggcacagcagctgccagaggagcGCTGGACACAGCTCCCGCTGAGAGTGGAGGGCACCACAGGCCCAcgtgcacaaacacacacacacaaacacacacacacacaaacacacacacaaacacacacacacacacaaacacacacacacacaaacacacaaacacgcacacacacacgcacacacaaacacacacacacacacaaacacacacacacacaaacacacacacaaacacacacaaacacacaaacacacacacacaaacataaacacacacacaaacacacaaacacgtacatacacacaaacacacacaaacacacacacacgtacacaaacacaaacacacaaacacacacacaaacacacacacgcgcacacacgcacacacacacgcacacacacacgcacacacaaacacacacacgcacaaacacaaacacacacacacaaacacacaaacacaaacacacaaacacacacacgcacacacacaaacacacgcacacacacacacaaacacaaacacacgcacacgcacacacacacaaacacacacacacacacaaacgcacacacacacacaaacgcacacacacacaaacgcacacacacacaaacgcacacacacacaacacacacacacacacaaacgcacacacacacacaaacgcacacacacacacacaaacacaaacacacacacacacaaacacacacacaaacacacacacacaaacacacacacacacacacacacaaacacaaacacacacacacacaaacacacacacacatgcacacacacacacacaaacacacacacacacacacaaacacaaacacaaacacacacacacacaaacacaaacacaaacacacacacacacaaacgcacacacacacacacaaacgcacacacacacacaaacacaaacacacacacaaacacacacacaaacacacacacacaaacacacacacacacacacacacaaacacaaacacacacacacacaaacacacacacacatgcacacacacacacacaaacacacacacacacacaaacacaaacacaaacacacacacacacacacaaacacacacacacacacaaacacaaacacacacacacacaaacacaaacacacacacacacaaacacacacacacacaaacacacacacaaggcAGCTGGGGATTCAGAGACATTCAAGGTGGGGAGTCACCGTCAGAGCTCAAGTTGGGATCTCCACTGTGGGCTGCCTCCTGTGGGGGTCAGGCCATAGCCAGGCCCTCCACATGGCTGTGGATGTGGGCTGTGCTGGACAGGCTGCTCTCGCCTTTGTAACTTTTGGGGGCCCGGCTGGCTTTCAGCAGGACCAGGAAGGTGTCTGTGGAGATGGCCCCAAACTCAAAGGTGAACGTGCCGTAGAACACCAGGACATCAATGATGAACATCCACTCACACAAGGCAGCCACGTGCTGCAGCACGAAGCTCTCCTGGATGAAGAACACACCACCTGAGGGTATCCCAGTCAAGGAAAGCACAGCTGAACCTCAACCACCCCATGGAGGACCATGTCCCACTGTTACCTCATGCTGGGGTGGATGTGAGTACCCATCCTCTGCAGGAGACACACCACCACTCCTAACACTGAGAAACCCCCACATGCTTCCCCCAGCACCAGGAAGGCCCTGGCATGGGTGAAGCAGTGGCACACATGCCCAAACCAGCCTTGGTAAATTATGGTACTGATGCCAGGCTGGGATTATCTGAAGAGACCTGGGCAGGAGGAACTCAGGCTGCAGGTCTCAGTGCAAGCCAGCTGTCCAGATGCCACAACTTCCCCACACTACTTGCCTCTTCCTCAAGCCAGGCTGATGGCTCCCCATCCTGCCACAGGATGCAGTCAAAGATGATAAAACTCAGCCTTGGTAATAGGGTTTGGACTGttgcatcccagccctgcagtacCTCCTGtccttctgtgctgcagcttgGCCCATCCCAGAGAGCGGGCCTGCTCCCACTTCTCCAGGTCCTACCACTGCCAGACTTTGTTTATCCTTCTCTCATCCCCACCAAAGATCTCCAGGGAAACCTATTTCAAGGGCTGCTGCAAGTGAGGGGAGGAGGCATGTACATCCCCCAGCCCTCCAGGTGAAGCCTCCAGCAGTACCATGCCTTCTGCAAGTGAGACCAAGAtctgggagagctgcagaggcagggaCCTGACCTGTACAGTGTACAGCCCTCTGCTCACTCCCCCCATCCCATCAGGAAAGatcccagccctttccccaCTGTCCACACCACAGCTCGCTGTTTGCCCACTGCCAGTCCCCAGAGCTTACAGAGCAGGATGGCCACAGCAGATGGGCACCAGTCCTGTCCTCCTTGTCCTTACATgcccttcccatccctcccagcTGGCATGGCCCTGCAGcactcctgcccttcccagctccctgcctgcttcccagcctgcctgcctgctgtggTGACAGAGCAGGACCCTCTGATACATGCCAggcccaccagcacccccaggctcCTCTTGTGCTGCTCGCCTCAGCCAGACCCCAGCCAACCTCTGTGGGGCCCACGGACACTGCAtgctttttccccttcctgcccaATAACCATCATCTTGTTTCCCAATTTAGTCCCAAATAAGCTCCTCACTCCCCAGCCACACACTTGGGACCATTCTTTGAGCTCCAGCCCACCTGATGCCATGCCCTCCCTCCTTGGTAAATTGTTTGCAGACCCCAGTACCTGCTTACCAAGCCCTTCCTTGTCCCATGGGCAGGTTGGCTGATGGGTGCCCGGAGGTCCTGGCTTGCAGAGGTGCTGCCATACACCTACCTGGCACCTGCACAGAGCGCTTTTGTACTCAGCTTTGGTCAGAGAGGTAACCCAGATGGACTCTGCACTGCCAAGGGCTCAAAATACCTTTGTCCcattaaaaaaactcaacaaTTAACCAGACCTGGGCGGTGTGTGACTGGAGCTTGCAGCGgtggctgggctgcagcagccagggcagggctggtttggggcatcccaaaatcaccccaagacatggCCAACAGCAtctcttcccctcctcagccccTACCCAGCCCTGAtacagctgctcctccagcctaCACCTGCAGTGAGCTGCCCACCCTCagtgccctgcccagcccctctcctggcACCACGCCTCACTGCTGGACAGAGAATATGGGGCACATATCCCACTGTGAGGACCACCTTTCACCAGCCCATTCCCAATCTTTTCCCCACACCCTTCAGGATACTGAAGACAAGGGTGAAGAAGGCCACAGTGGTGAGGATGCTACGTAAGTGGCCGGTCCAGTACTGCCCTCGGGTTTTGGCCATGCGGTAGGTGAGGATGgactgcaggagcaggaacagcatgCTGGTGGGAAAGGCCACCCCTGCCCCGATGTAGTGCAGCACCTTGGCGTGATCCACCTGCGGGGAACAGACGGTCAGTGCCAGCACCCAGGGACACTGCCTGTCACAGCATGACTGCTCCAGGAGTTGGACTCCTGCCCAGGAAGGGGTGCAGACAGTGCCGGGAGCAGGTCCAGGCAGCTCACCCTGTGCCTGACTCCTGGCTGAAGAGCAGACTTGGATCCAACATCTACTGCTGGGATCTCAAAGAGCTCTGTTTCTTTTATCCATGggccagcagccctgctgtacccaggggcaggggctgccctctGCCCTGAGCAACGTCAGGGGCTGCCTGCAACCCCTCCTGAGGGTCACAGCTTGTGCTAGGGCACAAGGGAGATCTGGGCCCACAAAgcttctcccagggctggcacaggcagcaacCTCAGCCAAGCAAGAGGGCCTAGCTGCCGCAGGCAGCTGCCGGGAGGCCAGTGcctggcagtgcaggcaggggctgagcactGCCATGTGCTGCCAAGCCTGAGAGCCTGGGCCTGCTCCGGTCCCCGCGAGCACAGGCTCTGCCCCGACAGTTTCCTGGCGTCACCCCGTAGGCAGGATCAGCAGCAGCCCGAACAGCGTGTCCCTGCCCCTACATGGAGAGGACAGACCGTGCAGAGGGGCTCAGGTAAAGGTTAAACCAGACGCAGCAGCTTAATCTGGACCTGAACTATGAATACACAAAGAGGCCTCCCAGCACCCTGGGAAGCACAGCACTGActcaggagaggggaaggacTGCATGGACGGGACGCTGGATCAAAacaaccaccccaaaccctaccctgctgagcacagccactgccccGCTCCAGCCAAGGCCCTCTCCTGCCTCGCCACCCCAGGGACTCCTGAGGAGATGCTGTACCTGAAAGTTGCCAACCATGGTGAGGCCAGCAGCGCAGACCCAGCCAGTGGCCAGCCCCAGGGTGTTGAGGAGGGATGGCCCCAGGCGCTCCAGGAGGTGGGCGTAGCGCAGCAGTCCCACCAGGATGACTGTGGGAGGGAAACACAGCCCTGTCACATGCCACTGTCTGCGCCCCTGTCATCCcactcctgccctgtgccagggtgggtgctgcagggcagccccTCCCAGACCTGCTTCCCGGGCAGCAGGCACTTACCCATGAaggagcccaggctgcagaTGAGGCTGAAGAAGCAGCTCTCGGGAGGCAGGGTGCCACACTTGCTGTGGGGACAAACAAGACCCACAAAGTCCTCAGACAGGAGGCACTGGGGTGTGTGCTTGTCTCCCGCTCCAGAACACCTTCCTGGGTTGCCCTGGAGGggcctcagagcagctctgcccatgcTCCTACCCTGAGGCTACTCACCTGACAAGGGGGATGTGATCCAGcgtgcagcaggagctggggccaTCCATGTCACATGACTGGTTGTAACTCCTGCCGGCAGCAAAGGGACAGGTTAGGAGGGCCGAGATGCTGCCCAGGATCCTCCTGTCTCCTGCCCACAGGCCCTGCAAGGGCAGCTGAGTTGCTCCACAGTGAGTGCAGCCCAAGCCCAGGGGTCTGCCCACTCCCTTCCAGGGAGTGACCCACTGCCCAGCAGGTAGCATCACGCCTGGGTTTCCACAGCCTAttctccctgcctgctggctCTGTTGCTCACCCGGAGCCCTGGCCTGTGAGGGAGAGGccatggcagggcagaggctgcaCGGGCCAGGGTTCTGGCTCAGGGCTCCGGGGGTTctggcagccccacagccagatAGGAGCAGGAGCACCCACCTGCCAGCCCCCTCACTCATCCCCGGGATGGTAGCACCAGCGAAGCCGGGCACGCAGCCGCCGACAGCTCCAGGTTTGCAGTGGACAGGCTGGAATGGTGAGCTGTGTGGGAAATGGCCCCCACAGCCACAGGTACCCCCGGCGCAGTGCCACCAcacctggcagggagggagggagctgggaggcaCTGTCTGAGGAGCGACTCGACCAGAGCCAGCCCCCAGGCTGTCCTGGGGCCGGGCACACCAGCAGTGCCTCCGGGGCAGTCCCAGCACTgccgggctgggctctgctgcctgcccccACCGCAGCGCCCTGGGAGCGCCTCCTGCACCCACAGACCCCGTGAGTCCAGGCACCCCGAGCTCTTATCAGCCCCACACACCTTCCTGTACCACAGCTGCCGCCTGCAACCCTAGCTAAATTCCCAGCACGGGGGTTCATGCGCCCTCACCCTCACAGCTCTCCCAGGAGCTGGCACACACTGGAAGTGGGTTTTTGGGTGCCTCTTTGCTGCAGCATCACCCAGGCATCCAGCACCTCTGCCTGGCATGGCCTAGTGGGACCCTCTGTTCACACCACAGGCAGTGAGTGCAAAGTTCTCTGCCCCAAAGGGCCCCTTCAGACACCCCCAGTCCCACACAGGgtgggggctgaggggggacAGCACTGTGGGGGGAAGTTGTTGGGGGACAGCACTGACCTGTCCCTGGCCCTGGCTGACCATCCACCACCTCTGCCTATGCAGTAAGCACATGGTTAAAAAAGCCTGTTTGgaaagggctgggctgggctctgatGTTTTTTCAGTCTCCTTAGTTTACTGGTGGCTTTGTTTTCCAACCACTAAACCCAGTCGAGCCCCACGGCCTCCTCAAAGGCTGCTCTTGGGGCCGTGTTTggtttgggagggtttttttttattattattttgtttaaagcaaGCAGCCCGAGGCCGGGAAGCATTATTCGTCATTAAGGGctggctgtgcagcagagaCAACCCAACACACACATTCTTCCCAGGGCAGAATCGGCCATCAGGCAGGAAAtggcagcaggttttttttctttcacttcttcAAATACTCCAGCAAGAATTAAGCTAACATGGATCTTTCTGGGCAGATTTTTAAGGCGACGCTACAAGCCAAAAACCCTGCAGAAGAAGTTGCCAAGAGACCAAAC
Protein-coding regions in this window:
- the TMEM150A gene encoding transmembrane protein 150A, producing MPGRRMPAWGILPVTLPAFTITGMWIVYAMALSNNHICPVHNWSYNQSCDMDGPSSCCTLDHIPLVSKCGTLPPESCFFSLICSLGSFMVILVGLLRYAHLLERLGPSLLNTLGLATGWVCAAGLTMVGNFQVDHAKVLHYIGAGVAFPTSMLFLLLQSILTYRMAKTRGQYWTGHLRSILTTVAFFTLVFSGVFFIQESFVLQHVAALCEWMFIIDVLVFYGTFTFEFGAISTDTFLVLLKASRAPKSYKGESSLSSTAHIHSHVEGLAMA